A section of the Cottoperca gobio chromosome 17, fCotGob3.1, whole genome shotgun sequence genome encodes:
- the LOC115022010 gene encoding von Willebrand factor C domain-containing protein 2-like isoform X1 has product MPPNLHPLPGSLQKCAQTHFPAAVEVGLSERLSLERRIRRVVLALLLCAQAGLGFSVAGQQEGTCEANGSLYFVGEWYFLDSDHCTQCECTTEGSACSRTECTSLPAACIHVSHYPTDCCPRCEKIGCEYRGVVYELGQNFQPSECEQCTCENDGIARCLVADCAPPPCVNPDYQPGKCCPECKEGPNCYVDASRSRVIPAGEPIWVDSCTKCRCHDGQDAGYWEGNRLATCSRLKNCTPEQPSTKKN; this is encoded by the exons ATGCCCCCCAACCTCCACCCCCTTCCTGGCTCTTTGCAGAAGTGTGCGCAGACCCATTTCCCCGCTGCCGTGGAAGTAGGACTGAG TGAGCGCCTTTCCTTGGAGCGCAGAATACGCAGGGTCGTTTTGGCACTACTGCTTTGCGCACAGGCCGGTTTAGGCTTCTCAGTTGCCGGTCAGCAGGAAGGCACCTGCGAGGCAAACGGCAGCCTATACTTCGTGGGGGAATGGTATTTTCTGGACTCTGATCACTGCACCCAGTGTGAATGCACCACTGAAGGCTCCGCATGTTCCCGCACTGAGTGCACCTCTCTCCCGGCTGCGTGCATCCATGTCAGCCACTACCCCACCGACTGCTGCCCCAGGTGCGAGAAGATCGGGTGTGAGTACCGAGGAGTGGTGTACGAACTGGGGCAGAACTTCCAG cCATCAGAATGTGAGCAGTGCACTTGTGAGAATGATGGCATCGCTCGCTGTCTAGTTGCAGATTGTGCCCCTCCACCATGTGTCAACCCTGATTACCAGCCTGGGAAATGCTGCCCTGAGTGCAAGGAGG GTCCTAACTGCTACGTTGATGCATCACGCAGCCGGGTGATTCCTGCAGGAGAGCCGATCTGGGTCGACTCCTGCACAAAGTGCCGTTGTCACGACGGCCAGGATGCCGGCTACTGGGAGGGAAACCGTCTCGCCACCTGTTCTCGCCTCAAAAACTGTACGCCTGAACAACCATCCACCAAGAAAAACTGA
- the LOC115022010 gene encoding von Willebrand factor C domain-containing protein 2-like isoform X2 translates to MVFSERLSLERRIRRVVLALLLCAQAGLGFSVAGQQEGTCEANGSLYFVGEWYFLDSDHCTQCECTTEGSACSRTECTSLPAACIHVSHYPTDCCPRCEKIGCEYRGVVYELGQNFQPSECEQCTCENDGIARCLVADCAPPPCVNPDYQPGKCCPECKEGPNCYVDASRSRVIPAGEPIWVDSCTKCRCHDGQDAGYWEGNRLATCSRLKNCTPEQPSTKKN, encoded by the exons ATGGTTTTCAGTGAGCGCCTTTCCTTGGAGCGCAGAATACGCAGGGTCGTTTTGGCACTACTGCTTTGCGCACAGGCCGGTTTAGGCTTCTCAGTTGCCGGTCAGCAGGAAGGCACCTGCGAGGCAAACGGCAGCCTATACTTCGTGGGGGAATGGTATTTTCTGGACTCTGATCACTGCACCCAGTGTGAATGCACCACTGAAGGCTCCGCATGTTCCCGCACTGAGTGCACCTCTCTCCCGGCTGCGTGCATCCATGTCAGCCACTACCCCACCGACTGCTGCCCCAGGTGCGAGAAGATCGGGTGTGAGTACCGAGGAGTGGTGTACGAACTGGGGCAGAACTTCCAG cCATCAGAATGTGAGCAGTGCACTTGTGAGAATGATGGCATCGCTCGCTGTCTAGTTGCAGATTGTGCCCCTCCACCATGTGTCAACCCTGATTACCAGCCTGGGAAATGCTGCCCTGAGTGCAAGGAGG GTCCTAACTGCTACGTTGATGCATCACGCAGCCGGGTGATTCCTGCAGGAGAGCCGATCTGGGTCGACTCCTGCACAAAGTGCCGTTGTCACGACGGCCAGGATGCCGGCTACTGGGAGGGAAACCGTCTCGCCACCTGTTCTCGCCTCAAAAACTGTACGCCTGAACAACCATCCACCAAGAAAAACTGA
- the ccdc24 gene encoding coiled-coil domain-containing protein 24, whose protein sequence is MGEVRSPGKMEVPLKAQRKCDNYCETKTGSSYPQLPKRTNSPDGNQLWRPGQSLWSLIAEHVPGSDLPKIHTELGFSLVDMCTEVHTEAEMWHKMWQDNQQGNNSSRKGTPLPLADPPAIKELVRAEVKMLLQTLRERASRAGRNGEELLFRYKPQTVDYALSHLDSCYRNCSNLGDTDNVGRPSSQCSVQSTAEDEIEAMRDKLNATDIDQVVDRLRSILIEECEALDSLVKHFKGNIKQKLWTRCEFDTPEPTLAELRELRGAIQMDLEIYPSSLAASLPASSPLPLKELKSEFRLAAGQRVSDETLPALSSTTALKPHPPPPLCQPRPPPGAPPSKTSASVKVNNSYSVSRTHGQHRCTSAPTGPRKTQTPICNRITSSGHVKQHFPSSLPEHDSASLHCRTPTSSPSFQIKTPRNSPDQEAHPSSHRSIHSQRRKIDSSPQTERNSSPNTNSVPSSSHCDAGSYSSNADYSLSTTGRSKTQNGREISTCGGSLWPTTVPTDDDTRKSSSQSLQSETGISPTQTGRRKSNNGIDRNKNGHLGKDVTQQQSPVDTSTNRTSVWKNRQLFSSPKRPLEGVTSQSQSVQRTQTELEFYQPVPPARVST, encoded by the exons ATGGGAGAA GTACGATCTCCCGGGAAAATGGAGGTTCCATTAAAGGCACAAAGGAAGTGCGACAACTACTGTGAAACCAAAACAGGAAGTAGTTATCCCCAATTGCCAAAGCGTACCAAT TCTCCTGATGGAAACCAGCTCTGGCGCCCTGGCCAGTCTCTGTGGAGCCTGATCGCTGAACATGTTCCTGGATCGGATCTGCCAAAGATCCACACAGAACTGGGGTTCTCTCTAGTTGACATGTGTACAGAGGTGCACACTGAG GCGGAGATGTGGCACAAGATGTGGCAAGACAACCAGCAAGGAAACAATAGCAGCAGGAAGGGGACCCCGCTCCCTCTAGCCGACCCCCCTGCAATCAAAGAGCTGGTGAGAGCCGAGGTCAAGATGTTACTACAGACTCTCAGAGAGAGAGCCAGCAGGGCGGGAAG AAATGGCGAGGAGCTCTTGTTTCGGTACAAGCCTCAGACGGTGGACTACGCCCTGAGTCACCTTGACAGCTGTTACAGAAACTGTAGCAACCTTGGAGATACTGATAATGTAGGCAG ACCGAGCTCTCAGTGTTCGGTCCAGTCCACGGCTGAAGATGAGATTGAGGCAATGAGAGACAAGCTGAATGCCACTGACATTGACCAGGTGGTGGACCGCCTCAG GTCCATCCTAATTGAGGAATGTGAAGCGTTGGACAGCTTGGTAAAGCATTTTAAG ggaaatattaaacaaaagctTTGGACTCGATGTGAATTTGATACACCAGAACCTACGCTTGCAG AGTTGAGAGAGCTAAGAGGGGCTATACAAATGGACTTGGAGATCTACCCCTCTTCGCTTGCTGCTTCCCTGCCtgcttcctcccctctccctttgAAGGAGTTGAAAAGCGAGTTCAG ACTGGCGGCAGGACAAAGGGTTTCTGATGAGACTCTGCCAGCTTTAAGCTCCACCACAGCCCTAAAACCacatccacctcctcctctgtgccAACCCAGGCCACCGCCGGGCGCTCCTCCTAGCAAGACCTCGGCATCAGTTAAAGTAAATAATAGTTATTCAGTGTCTAGAACTCATGGACAGCATAGATGCACATCAGCCCCCACTGGACctaggaaaacacaaacacctaTCTGCAACAGGATCACCTCTTCTGGGCATGTGAAACAACACTTCCCCTCTTCACTTCCAGAGCATGATAGTGCCAGTCTCCACTGCAGGACCCCGACTTCTAGTCCTAGTTTCCAAATAAAAACTCCAAGAAACTCACCCGATCAGGAAGCCCATCCATCATCCCATCGCAGTATTCACAGCCAGAGAAGAAAGATTGATTCGTCACCTCAGACGGAGAGAAACAGCAGCCCAAACACCAATTCTGTCCCCTCATCCAGTCACTGCGATGCAGGCAGTTACAGCAGCAATGCTGACTATTCTCTGTCAACAACTGGGAgatcaaagacacaaaatgggCGAGAGATAAGTACCTGTGGAGGAAGTTTATGGCCAACAACAGTGCCGACAGATGATGACACAAGGAAAAGTTCTTCTCAGAGTCTTCAGTCTGAAACTGGGATCTCGCCTACACAAACTGGCAGAAGGAAGAGCAACAATGGAAttgatagaaataaaaatggTCATCTTGGGAAGGACGTCACCCAACAGCAAAGCCCAGTAGACACAAGCACCAATCGAACATCTGTATGGAAAAATAGACAGTTATTTTCTTCCCCCAAAAGACCACTTGAGGGCGTCACAAGTCAGTCACAAAGTGTCCAACGGACACAGACAGAGCTGGAGTTTTACCAGCCAGTCCCTCCGGCAAGGGTGTCAACTTGA